Part of the Brassica oleracea var. oleracea cultivar TO1000 chromosome C8, BOL, whole genome shotgun sequence genome is shown below.
TTGATTCCAGAACCCGTACTCAGTAAACATCCTGATGGCGGGCTACGACAAAGAAGCAGGCGCATCTCTATACTACATTGACTACATTGCAACTCTTCACAAGGTTGACAAGGGAGCATTTGGTTACGGCTCATACTTCTCTCTCTCCACAATGGACAGGCACTACCGCAGCGACATGTCAGTTGAAGAAGCCATTGAGTTGGTCGACAAATGCATACTTGAGATCAGGTCAAGGCTGGTCATTGCGCCACCAAACTTTGTGATCAAGATCGTCGACAAGGATGGAGCTCGTGAGCACGCTTGGCGTCAGTCTGTACAAGATGTCACCACTGCTTCTGTCTAACTCTGTTACGTTTGCTTTTTTTTCTTTTACTAAGCTTGCATTTGCTTTTTATGTTGAAACTTTAAATGGTTCATGGAAAATTAGTTCCTAGATAATGATGCTATGATGTTATTGAAATGAAAACATGTATCTTATGAGAGAACGTGCTATGCTTTTGTATATGGAAGGAAAGTAAAAACAAATTGCTTCAGATGCGAGTGAGGATAGAAGTGGCCAAAGTCATGATGATGGTCGTGAGAAACAACAACAGGTTGCTGATAATTGGAGAGCCGTTTATGATGAGTTGTGGTGAGACGTTATCTATATCAGGCGAGAACTGATCGGAGGTTGGTGAAATCTTAGCGGTTTCCGGTGGTAAGCCTAGCGATTGAGGAGAGGCAGAGTCTCGATCACCTGCAGAGATACAAATGAAGCTCAGTCTCAACCAAAAATCCATCAAAATCGATTTTGTTTATTTACCGTAGTCAAAGGGAGACGTGAACTGGATACTCTGAAGCGGCGGAAGCTCAGGCGACACTGCAACACACAGATCAAGATCCCTAAAGTTACACATCTAAGGTTCAACACAATCGATTCCATTTGGATTAGAAGATTTGAAACTAAACCTGACGGAGAGCAAAGAGACTCGAAAGATTCGTCGGAACTCTTGAATTCGGTACAGATCTGAGAAAGAGAAAGCAATCTAGATCGATCCAAGGGGAATCCGAGGATCATCGGCTGGCGAAGAAGATAACAGAGGCACTTTCCGGCGGTGGAATGAACAGACGTGGAGAAAACAGAGCAGCATAGAGCATCCGGCGTCTTTGAGATGTTGTTTGGCGGAGCCGAGACGTAAGGGATGCATGGAGAGAACATAACCAGCTCCTCCGAGCAAGTCGGAGCCGGTGGAGAAGAAGAAGGTCCCTGCGTCTCGGCCACGGCGGTTGAGGAGGAAGAGAAGGTGATCGCGAGCATGAGGATGATTACGATGGTGACGGCCATTGTCGTTGTTTCAGAGAGCTCCTTCTCGATTTCAGTTACAGAGATTATGAAAGTGTCGACTGGAGACTCGCGTAACGATATCGTGGCGGGAAATAACAACTTGTTGAGGTCTTGATAATTCCCTGTATTTACGAATTTGCCCCTAGATCTCGACTTTACCGGGACGAAGCAGGTTTTGGTTTGTTGAGAGGCTCTGAGTTGGCAGTGATCTGCCACTTATATGCATACACGTGTGAGGATTAACCTAATTTCGGGTTCAGATGTAGTATCAAAGGTTACGTTTTGATTGTTGCTTATCTAATTGAATGTGCTCAAAGTATTACAACACATTTTGTAATCACGTGTCATCACCACAATCATTCTTAAAATTCTTAGAAAAATATGTTGATCCATATAAATATATAATAAACGTTTTATTAAACTAACCATAAATTAATCATGAATGTTCTTCATTGTTTCCTTAAATAAAAATCACGGAATTACCTAATGTGGCTAAAGTATATATGACAATTAATGATTTTGAATAATAAATATTTGATAAAAAATTAGTCTATTCTCTATCATTTTTTAAAATTTTAACTTATTAAAATAAATTAAACAACCACATTAACTATATAATAAAAATTTAGATTTTTTCGTATATGTTATATCTTAAATTTTTAAAAACGACTATAAATGACTAAAATTGTTAAAAATCTCACATTGAAATTTTTGTGATCCATGGTTTAAAATTTATGCTATAACAAGATACAAATGATTACGAAATTACATAAGTATGAAGTCTCATTTAATAAATATTATATATGTATAGATTAATATTTTTTTTAAAAATAAATTATATACCATATAAAATACATAAGTATTTTAATTTCGAA
Proteins encoded:
- the LOC106308123 gene encoding non-specific lipid transfer protein GPI-anchored 2-like, whose protein sequence is MAVTIVIILMLAITFSSSSTAVAETQGPSSSPPAPTCSEELVMFSPCIPYVSAPPNNISKTPDALCCSVFSTSVHSTAGKCLCYLLRQPMILGFPLDRSRLLSLSQICTEFKSSDESFESLCSPSVSPELPPLQSIQFTSPFDYGDRDSASPQSLGLPPETAKISPTSDQFSPDIDNVSPQLIINGSPIISNLLLFLTTIIMTLATSILTRI
- the LOC106308124 gene encoding proteasome subunit beta type-2-A-like codes for the protein MECVFGLVGNGFAIVAADTSAVHSILVHKNNEDKIMVLDSHKLIAASGEPGDRVQFTEYVQKNVSLYQFRNGIPLTTAAAANFTRGELATALRKNPYSVNILMAGYDKEAGASLYYIDYIATLHKVDKGAFGYGSYFSLSTMDRHYRSDMSVEEAIELVDKCILEIRSRLVIAPPNFVIKIVDKDGAREHAWRQSVQDVTTASV